GATGTCGACATCCTCATCAACAACGCAGGCATTCAGCGGATCCACCCGATCACGGAATTCCCGCTCGAGGAATGGCGACTCATCAGCACCCTCATGCTCGAAGCGCCGTTCGTGCTCACGAAGGCCGCTCTGCCGGGCATGTACGAGCGCGGATGGGGTCGGGTCATCAACCTCTCCTCGGTCCACGGTCTGCGCGCCTCGGCGAACAAATCCGCGTACGTGGCAGCCAAGCACGGGCTCATGGGCCTGACGAAGACCACCGCGCTCGAGGCGGGCCCACACGGTGTGACCTGCAATGCGATCAATCCCGGCTATGTGCTCACACCGCTGGTCAAGGGCCAGATCGCCGATCAGGCGAAGACGAACGGCATCAGTGAGGACGAGGTCCTCGACGAGGTCTTCCTCGGCCACTCCGCGGTGTCGAAGCTCGCCGAGCCCGCCGACATCGCCCAGCTGGCACTCTTCCTGGCCAGCGACTCCGCCGCCGTGATCAACGGCAGCGCCCACAGCGTCGACGGTGGCTGGTCCGCCGCCTGAGGGCGCGCTGTCTGAGCTCGCGCAGTCTGAGGTTGCGCAGTCTGAGGTTGCGCCGGCTGAGCTCGCGCGGTCTGAGCTCGCGCGGGCCGGGTGAGGACGGTTCAGAGGACTTCGAGGACGCTGCGGACCCCGGCATTGCGCAGGGACTCGTGGCGGACCGAAGCCCAGTAGGAGACCGGTTTCG
The Brevibacterium marinum genome window above contains:
- a CDS encoding 3-hydroxybutyrate dehydrogenase, with product MVDLSSKRALVTGGASGLGKAMSEALASAGAHVIVADVDADTAEAVADDVGGRAWTVNLADTSALDGVDLDVDILINNAGIQRIHPITEFPLEEWRLISTLMLEAPFVLTKAALPGMYERGWGRVINLSSVHGLRASANKSAYVAAKHGLMGLTKTTALEAGPHGVTCNAINPGYVLTPLVKGQIADQAKTNGISEDEVLDEVFLGHSAVSKLAEPADIAQLALFLASDSAAVINGSAHSVDGGWSAA